Genomic DNA from Rhodothermales bacterium:
CGGGATCGTAATGATCACGCTCAACGCCCTCGAATCGCAGATCCGGCCGTGGTCCGGTCCAGTCGATGTGCCCATCGATCCACATCAGCGTGCCGGGCGGGAAGTCCACGTTGATGCCGCCCGCCGCGTTCGTCAGCAAAACATGGGTAGCGCCAAGCGCCGCGGCCAGGCGCACCGGAAACGTGACCCGGTCCAGCGCATGCCCTTCGTACATGTGGACGCGACCCTGCACAAAGAGCACAGGACAGCATTCCATGTCCCCCAGGAGCAGCCTGCCCTGGTGGCCCTGCACGGTGCTGGCGGGATATCCGGGAATGTCTGCCGCCGGGATGATGACCGGGTCATCGAGGGTCTCCGCCAGCTCTCCAAGACCTGAGCCCAGGACCAGTGCCAGCCTCGGTACACGGTCGGTACGTTCCCGTACGGCTGCAGCGGCGGCCCGGATGTCGGCGGTGGGCTCCGTCACGCGACGCGCAGGTTGCGGTAGGTGCGCATGCTCCAGAGGATCTCGCGCACCAACACGGCCAATGTGGTGGTCAGCGGGATGGCCACGAGCATGCCAAGAATGCCGGCCAGTTGGGCGCCGATCAGGACAACAAACAGAATCACCAGTGGATGAGCGCGCGCGGCTTTCGAGAAAATCAGCGGCTGCAGCACGAGGTTGTCCGTGAGCTGCGTGATGCCCATCGCAATCAATACGCCGAGGAAGAGCGAGAAATCTCCAGTCTGGGAGATTCCCACCACGGCTCCGGCCAGAAGGCCGATAATCGGGCCGAAGTAGGGAATCGTATTGGCCAGTCCGGCGAAGATGCCGACCGCCAGCGCGTAGTCGAGGCCGACGACCCACAGAAGCAGCGTGGCGATGGATGCAATCGAGAGGCTCTGCAGAAACAGCGCTCGGAAGTAGCGGCCGATGCTGGTTTCCACCTTCTCGACGATGCCGAGTGAGATCTCGAAGTACTTGTTCGGGATCATCTGCAGCAGGCTGGAGCGAATCCTCGAGCCGTCCTTCAGGAAGAAGAAGGCCACGAAGGGAATCACCAGCACGGCGTAGAAGATGTTGGCGAACAGGTCGAGAACGCTGCCGGCCATAGCCGTCAACCGATCCTCCTGTACCAGCGTATCGATGGCCGAGAACATGCCGTCCCGGACTCGCTGGGCGTCCACCGGGAGCCAGAGGGCGATGCGCTCGGCGACCGTGCGGGCCACGTTGTCAGGACTGAGCGTCTGCGATACCTCGGTGATCTGGCCGGCTGCAAATGGCACGAGGTACGTGAGCAGAAGCCCGACCAGCCCGAGAAACGAAACGAACGTCAGTACAAGCGACGCGCCTGACGAAAACCCGAAGCTCTGCACCCAGTCCTTCAGCGGGCGCATGATGTATGCGAGGGCGATTCCGATGACCAGATAGACCAGCAAGCGGGCGAAGTACCAGGCCAGCAGCAGCGCGCCGATGCCCAGGACGGCATACACCACCCACCGCACTACACGCTCGGGCGTGATGCGGGAAACTGCCGTTGGCGTGGCCTGCTCAGGAATCATGGCACTCAAACGGTCAGGTGGCCTCCCGGAGTTCCGAAGCGGCCTCCCGCTCACCCGGTTCCTTGAGGCGAGCCAGAGCGTCGCGGATGGCCTCCGGCGAGAATCCGCGCCTTGCCAGGTGAGCGTAGAGTCGCTGCCTGCGTTTCATGGGCTGAAGGGACGCCGGCAGCGCACGGTCTCGCTTTTCGGCCGCGGCCAGGGCATGAGCCCCTTCATCCTGGTCTGCCCGGGCCTCCTGGATTACCTGCTCTGCCAGGTCAGCCGCAATCCCCTTCTTCCGCAAATCGGCCATCACCCTTCGCGGTCCGTGTCGCCCGGACAGGAGACGCTCCCGCGCGAATGCCCTGGCAAAATCCGCATCGTTCAGGTAGCCGAGTGACCGCATGCGCTCGACGGCCAGTTCGATCGCGGGCTCGCCGAAGTCAGCCATGCGCAGCCGGCGACGGATCTCCGTTTCCGTACGCGGACGATGGGCCAGCAGGCCCAGTGCACGCTGGCGGGCCCTGAAGGACTCGTCTGCCGCAAGGCACCGGTCCAGCAGTTCCTGATCGAGGACCTGACCCGTGTGGATGCGGAGCTCGAAGGCCGCATCGACCGGCATGCCGAATGAGAACGATCCGTCCACATACACCGACAGGCGGTTCGCATCGCGCACCTGCACGGACGTGCCGGTCACGGTGCCCGGGACGGGGTCTGGGCGTTCTTTGCGCGCACGTCGGTTCATCGCACGTAGACGCGTGTCGAGTCCAGTGCGATCCCGGTGATGATGCCAGCACCGCCCAGTACATTTCCTTCCGGCTCACGCCGATCGGCCTGGTCGCGCGACAGGGCGAACCGTGCATAGTCGACCGTGCCTCGCACGGCGGCGACGCGAATCTGGTGCTCAGGCATCGGATCTTCCCGGCCGGCTACTGGCACGGCATAGATACCGGTCCAGCTGAGTGCCTGGCCGGCGGGCTCTTCGAGCACCGACCGGGGGCGCAAAAAGAAATCAATCAGGCTGCTGGAGAACGCCGCTTCCGGCTGAATGCTGGTTTCCACCCAGAAATTTCCTGCGAGAGCGGGAGGGGCCTGCCACCAGACGGTGACTTCCACCGGATAGATGAATCCTGAACGTGCTGGCAGCGCCAGACTGTCCAGTCCGACAACCAGCGAATCAAGCAGGACCGCGGCGATCGGCTCTGCCGGCGTGTTCACCCGCACGCTGTCGAGCCGCAAGCGGGGTGGCACCTCCCCCGATGCCCGCGCCGTGCGGCCCTCTGCAGTCACCTGCACCGAGAACCCATCGCCCGTTTGCACGACCGTTGAATCCAGCGGCAGGTACCATCCGGGCGCCTGTTCCGCAAACGACACGATCCTGCCGTTGATGATCGTCGACACAGAGGCGCCCGCGACGGGCTCAGGAGACCGGTCGGCGCGCAGTGGGACCGACCGCGAGACCCGAATCCCCGGCAGGGGCTGCCCGGGCTGCACGTAGCCCTCCAGAACCAGAGCCTCCGGCTGGGAAGGGACCGTATCGCAGGCCACGACGGCGGTCAGTGCGAGCAGTATGATCAGAGCGCGCGTCACAGGTCCAGGCGAAGTTCAAAGAGCGGCAGGATCGGCAGCCCTCGCTGATTGCGTGTCACAACACGGCTGCCCTCTGGCTCATAGAACCTGTCGATCACGTTGCGATGGTTGAGCACATTGTATAGCTGCAATCGCACGTGCCAGGCCGCGTCCAGCCAGCGAAAGTCCCGTGCCGCCGAGATGTCGATGCGCCCGTACGCAGGCAGACGTCCGTTGTGCACGGTCGGGCGATAGAGGTAGGTGACAGGCTCCTGGTCCAGGGGTCCACTCAGTTCATACCGGGCTTCCGGCACCGTAATCGGGTACCCGGACCGCAGTACCGCGGCGCCTCCCAGGGACCACGCTCCCCATCGTCTCTCCACGTACAGCCTGCCCGCCAGAGGCACGTCGAACCGCGTGGGCCGGAAGGGCTGATTGCCCGTTTCAGGCCTGGCATCGGAGCGCTCGGCCGTTAGCGAGAGCTGAGACATCCAGCGCCGACCCGCATGCCCGAGCCCGGCCTCCACACCGAAGGCGCGGGCCTCTCCCGGTTCGTACTGGCCGAGCAGGGTGCCCACTTCGATGCCCGGTCCGGACAGATCGTCCTTGGACTGGAAGACATCGCGCGGAAGCAGCACGCGGTGCTGGCGCCGGAGATATCCGCCCAGCCGGATCGTGTAGGCCCGCGGCCGAGTCTCCAGCCCGACGGCCCACTCGGTGCCCCTGGCGGGATCTGCCGACCGTGACGACGGAATCCAGCGGCTGCTGACGATGTCGTACAGGAACGAGTGCCGGTCTCGAATGCGATGGAGGTACTGGTAACTGCGCGTGAACGAACCTCGGGCAAGCAGCAATCGCGGGTGAAGCGTCCACTGAGCGCTGAGGCGGGGTTCGAGCCGGATCTGCCGGTCCGAACCAAATGCCACCGCGCGCAGACCGGCCAGAACCTCCAGGTGTCGGCTCGGCCGCCAGGTGTCCTGCGCATAACCGGACAACTCCACGGAGCGCACATTGCTTTCCTCCTGAAGGCGCTCAAACAGGTCGGGGTTGTACCGGATGAGTGCATCCACGTCCGAGTCGAATTCCCGAGAGACGGCCTGCCAGCCCATACGGAACTCGTGGCGGTCCGACCGGAAATAATCCATGTCCACGCGCAGTCCCGCGTCACGGATGTCGACACCATACGTGGAGCGCACATCGGAGGCGAGCGTAGGTCGCAGGTACGCTCCCTCCCGGGCCTGATACCTGGAATCGTAGCTGGTGGCGGTGAGGTACCAGCGCGTTGAGAGCAGTCGCTCATAGCGCACGCTGACCACACGGTTGCGCCACCATTCGCTGACTTCAAACAGCAGATCGGTGGGTCGAAGCCAGGAACTGAGATCCAGCGACACGTCGAAAGGCAGGCGGAGATCGAGATCATCCCGCCCCCGGTAGGAGGTAATCGAAACCCGACTCAGGTCATCCGGACGAAAAACGAGCTTTGCGGTCCAGTCGTAGAAGTAGTAGCCGGTCTTGAGTGTGTCCTTTCTACCGAGGTCGTCCTCCACGGGGTGCTCTCTGCCAATGAGACGATCCACATACGACCTCCGGCCTCCGAGCATGAACGAGGCGCGCTCCGACAGTGGTGCTTCTATGAGAAACCGTGCGGAGTGTGTATTGACGGCACCTGAGGCTCGGGGCTCGGGTCCGCGACCGTCAGACAGTTCCGCATCGAGCACGGCCGACAGGCGGCCACCGAATTCTGCCGGAAATGCGCCTCGAAACACACGCACGGATCGAAAGGTCTCGGTTTGGAAGGTGGAGATCAGACTGAAGGCGTGCCACGGGTGGTACACCGGGGCCCCGTCCAGGAGATAGAGGTTCTGATCCGGTCCTGCGCCACGCACCAGCAGTCCGCCGGTCACTTCACCGGCACGCCGGATGCCGGGCATCCAGGTCAGTGCCTCCAGCAAATCCTGTCCGCCCAGGCTTGCCGGCAGACGTTCCAGACGGGCGATGGGCGGCGCGACCATGCCCGGCAACGGAGTGCGATCCCCGGGGCGGGGTTCACTGGATTCGACCAGGACATCCTGTGCCGACACCGCTTCGGTGCGAAGTCGGATCGCGGCCGGCCGATCACTGGCCGCAATCAGCGTATCGAGCGGGGCGAACCCGAGGAACGAGATGCGCACTCGGTGCAATCCACTGCGCATGTCCGGAAAGGTGAAGAAGCCGGTGCGATTGGTGATCGCTCCCCTGCTCAGGTCGGTGAGAAACACGTGCGCGCCTGCAAGGGGCAGGCCCGAATCGTCGCTGACCAGTCCTGAGACCGTGCGCCGCCGGATGGGCTCGGCGGCTTCGACGATCACAATCTGGCCTGGGCGGGTCGTGCGGGCGTCCAGCCCGGTACCACGCAGGAGGCAGCGCAGGGCGTTGAGTGCACTCGGTCCGGTGTAGGCACAGCTGATCGTGACATTCTGGACCAGGCTTTGCGCATAAACCAGGTCTACCGAGGTCTGACCGGCCAGGCGCACCAGCGCTTCAGCCAGCGGCGTCGTCGTTTCCTGCAGGCGGATCTCCTGGGCCTGCGCAGGCGCGGCCATGGCACCCAGGAGCGCCATGATTACGATCAGAATGCAATTGCGGCCCGCCTCATGCCCCATGGGCGGAAGATAGGGGTGGCTGCCGGCTCTGACGTGTTATGAAACGCTCGGCGGCGTTCCCGCGCGAGCCTACTGCGCGACCAGCAGGAGGCGGCCGTCTTCTGACTGGTTCACAGTGGCACCGAGTGCGGCTGCAAGAATGTCCAGGACTTCCCGCGTGGTCTGCTGTGGCTCAAACGTGCCGGTGACCAGCTGCGTCTCCAGACCCCGGTCCAGCTCAACCACCGTCCCGCGTCGGGCCTCGAGCACATCGACCACCTGCTGCATGCTGCTCTCCCGAAACACAAGCAGATCCGACCAGGAGAGCTCCTCGCTGACGTCCACGGGCGCCGGATTCTCAGGAAGCCCTTCAGTAACAACGGTGCGTTCGCCGGGCTCGAGCACGACGACGGCGTTCCGGTTTGTGCGTGATGCCACGGCGACGCGGCCGGAGACCAGCGTTACCTCGGTGGCCTCGGCCGTGCTCTCGACTCCGAAGCGGGTGCCGAGCACCGTAGTCACTGCCGTGGCCGTCTCAACCGCAAATCGTCGGGTTTCCTCGGCGACATCGAACCAGGCGTGCCCATTCAGGCGCACCAGGCGGTCGAAGTCAGAGCCTTCAGCAAACGTGAGGGAGGCGCCGGGGGAGAGTCGTACCTCCGTGCCGTCGTGCAGCCGAACCACTTCATACGCTGCGACCGGGGCGGTCACAGTGGTTCGTTGCACCTCACCCATGATGGTGAGATAGAAGATCCCGGCCAGCACCAGCGCCGAAGCGCCGAGGCCGATGCGCGCAGGCCAGCGCATCAGGGAGCGGCGAGACGAGCGCACGCCACGACGGTTCTTGCCCAGGTCCGCCGGCCACATGCTGTTGAACAGCCGGATGTCCTCCTGCAGCTGGTCACAGGCGGCATCGAGTCCGGGGTGAAGGGAGCGTGCTTCGTCGAAGGCCGTCCGCCCCTGCTCGAGGTGACCGCGCTCTTCGGGTGTCATCGCTTCCTGCTCACCGGCAGCATCAAGCGCAGCGAGCACAAGCATACCGTCGCCCGCGGCCGCTTCCATGCGGTCACGCAGCGCATCGGTGAACTCCGCCAGAAGGGCGGAATCACGCGCGTTCAGCTCGTTCTCAGGGTGCGTCTTGTGCAATGTCCGTGATGTGGGCGGTCCCCATCAGATCTCTAGCCGCATGACAGTGGCAAAAAGTAACAGTGCAAATGAAAGACCGGTCAGCAGCTGAACAAGCAGTCCGGCCGGAAGGAGCCAGGCTACCGCCGAGGCCAGGATGGCGCGCATTTTCTCCAGGGCGCGCTTGACCTGCATCTTGACCGCCGCTTCGGTGGTGTCCACCATGCCGGCGATCTCCTCGTACCGGTAACCAAGCGCTTTCAGTTCGATGATTTTGCGCGCCTTGGGCGTGAGCACAGACAGGGCGCGGTCCAGATCCAGCTGTACGCCGGACGTCTCCGGCCGTACAGAGGGCTCCGGCAGATCTTCCAGCACCGTAGCCTCTCGACTTCCGTAACGCCCGCGGTACAGATCCTGCAATTCGAAGAGTGCCGCCTTCAATGTGAAACCGCGGATGCGGTGTCCGTCCTGCACATCTGCCAGACCGCGAAAGACTCGAAGCAGCGTATTCTGCACGAGGTCATCCAGCTCGGCGTGATCGCCGACACGTCGTCGGAAATAGGACCGGATTACCGGTTCCAGGGAGGTCAGCAGCGTTGCCTCGGCATCCCGATCCCCTTTACGTGCTCGGTCCACCAGGCGCGCAAGCGCGGCATTGGTCTGCGGACGTGAGGCCATCAGGAGTGAAGGTCGGGAGGGATGGGGCGTGCCACGGCCAACAGCGAGACGCCGGCGGGCAGGTCGAAACGCGCCAGTAGACGGGACTCCGACGCCAGCAGTTTCATCAGCATGCGGTTGATGCGATGCGCGGGCAGCCCGGTGCCTGCGTGGTCCTGTCCTACGAAGCGCCCGAGCACGCGCACCACGGCCACCAGTGGGAGAAGCCACATATTGAACGCACTGATCCGCTGAACGTGCAGGCCGCCCGCTTCGAGCACCTGCCGCAGCGTGCGGCGCGTGTACCTGCGAAAGTGCCCGTTTCGCGTGTCGTGTGCACTCCACAACCACGGGCCGGCGGGCACCGTGACGACAACAACTCCGTCGGCGCGGCAGGCGCGGGCGAGACCGCGCACGGCAGCCTCGTCGTCTTCGATGTGCTCGATCACATCCAGCGCCAACACGGCGCCATACCGACCCGGCTCTACCGGCAGATCCGGCAGGGCCCCATCGACTACCTCTGCGGTGCGGCGAGCTCCGGCACGCGCCCGATCCTGGGGGTCGGGCTCCACGCCCGTCACCGGCCCGAAATCGGCCAGCATGTCCAGGTTGGCTCCGTTGCCGCATCCAACTTCCAGCAAAGGTCCGCGCACCTCGAGGCCACGGAGGATGCCGGCGAGAATGCGTCGCCGGCCCTCAAACCACCAGTGACGGTCCTCGGCCTGCGCGAGGGCGTCCCGCAGTGCCTTGTCCATCAGCCGGCCGGCCGGCGCTCGTAGGAGCCGAGCACCTTCACAAAAGCGGCGATCTCCTGCAGATGGCCGATGGCGTTGCTGACGGTTTCGTCCGCCACAGAGCCCGCCAGATCCAGGTAAAAGATGTACTTGCCCGGACTGCCTACAAGCGGGCGGCTTTCGATCTTGAAGAGATCGATGTCCCGCAAGGCGAAGACGGCCAGACTCTTGAAGAGCACGCCTGGAATGTTGTTGCCCGGCACGTAGAGCACGGACGTCTTGGGATCAGACAGCCTTCGCCCATCGCCCGCCTCCCGCTCCAGGGCCAAAAACCGCGTATAGTTGTTGGGATTGCTCTCAATGCCCGAAGCAAGCGTCGTCAGGCCGTATTCGCGGGCGGCGCTTTCGCTGGCGACGGCCGCCTGGGCAGGCTGTGCATCCTGGGCCACGCGCTTGGCGGCACCGGCCGTGTCGTAGGCGGGCACGGCCTCCGCATGAGGGAGCTCCCGTTTCAGGAAGTCTCGGCATTGGCCCAGCGCCTGAGGATGGGAGAGCACCGTGCGCACCTGGTCAACTGTGGTCCCGGGAATCCCGAGCAGGTGGTGCCTGATGCGCAGTTGCCATTCGGCACGGATATGCACATCGTGGTCGCGCAGCAGGTCGTAGTTCGCGTGCACACTGCCGTGCAGCGAGTTTTCGATGGGCACGACCGCGGCGTGCACGGCTTCGCCTTCCAGGGCCTCGAACACCGCGTCGAAACTTGCACACGGCACGAGGGCCGCGCCGGGATAGAGCTTCAGCGCCGCCTCCTCGGAATATGCTCCGATCTCCCCCTGGAACGCTATGCGTCGCCCGGCGCCCATCACATGCGCTCCGGCGCTGAAATCCCCAACACACCCAGACCCGAAGCCAGGACCTGCTGGGCAGCACGGGCCAGCTGCAGGCGCGCGACCGCGATGCCTTCCTCCTCACCAATGATGCGGCAATTCCCGTAGAACTGAGTGAAGGCCACGGCAACCTCACGCAGGTAGGTAGCCAGCCGATGGGGTTCGTAGCTGGCCGCGCTCCTTTTCAGAACGGCCGGATAGCGCATCAGCTCCTTGATGAGATTCTCCTCGGCCTCGTGCACCAGCAAGGTCAGGTCGGCCTCGCCGCCGGCCTGCAAGCCGACCTCTTCCGCCTTGCGGATGATGCTGGCGATGCGTGCGTGAGCGTATTGCAGGTAGAATACCGGGTTCTTTTCTCCGGCCTCCTTGGCCAGATCCAGATCGAACTCCAGGTGGGTGTTAGGGGAGCGCATCAGGAAGAAGAAGCGCGTCACGTCTTCCCCTACCTCGTCCATGAGGTCATCCAGCGTGACGTAGGTGGCCTTTCGCGTGCTCATTTTTACGGGTTCACCGCCGCGAACCAGCGTCACGAACTGGTAGATGACCACGTGGATGCCGTCCGTGGCATGCCCCATGGCCTGCACTCCGGACAGCACATCCGGGAAGGTGGCAATGTGATCGGCCCCGAAGATGTCGACAATCCGGTCGAAGCCCCGCTTCACCTTGTCGATGTGATAGGCGATGTCGGGCAGGCGGTAGGTCGGCTCGCCAGACGACTTCACCAGCACGGTGTCCTGGTCCTTGCCGAATTCGGTGGTCTTGAACCAGACGGCCCCGTCTTTTTCGAAGGCCAGTCCCTTGTCTTTCAGCGCATCGACGATCTCCCAGATGGCGCCCGATTCGTAGACGGTGCGCTCGTTGAAGTAGCCGTCCATGTGGATACCCATGCGGCCGAGCGTGCCTTCGATCTCCTCAAAGATGCGCTCCTGTGCGGCACGTCTGAAAACGTGCGCGTCATCCAGGCCGGCGCCGTGGGTCTCGAACAGCGTGCGCGCTATCTCCTGGATGTAGTCGCCCTGATAGCCATCCTCCGGAAAGGACTCGGGCACGGTGATGGTTTCGCCCCCGGCAGCCTCGATTTCCTTGCTGGCATGTCCGGGGTCGGCGAGCGCGTTGTAGCGGGCAGCGACCGAATCGCCCAGCACCCGCATCTGTCGACCCGCATCGTTGAAATAGTACTCGCGGGTAACCGCGAAGCCCTGGGTTTGAAGCAGGGTAGCCAGCGTGTCGCCCAGCACGGCGTTCCTTCCATGGCCTACGGTCAGCGGGCCCGTAGGATTGGCGCTGACGAATTCCACGATGGCCGTCTTTCCCGTCGGTGCGACGCGGCCATAGCCCGAACCGGCCTTCAGCATGCCACGCAGCGCGTTGGACAGGTAGGCCGGAGCAAACCGGAAATTGAGGAAGCCGGGGCCGGCTACCTCGACGGAGGACACCTGCTCCGGGTCCAGTTCCACCTGGGCCGCCAACTCGTCGGCGATGGCGCGCGGCGCCTTGCGGAAATGACGCGCCAACTGCAGGGCGGCGTTGGTGGCCAGGTCTCCGTGGTCCGGATTGTTGGGCTGCTGGAATTCGACCTCGAATCCGTCCGGGGCTCCGCCCATGGTATCGAGGGCGGCCAGGATCTGGGCCGACAGGTAGTCGCGCATGCGTGGGGTGGTTCGCGGGGAGCCCGCAGGTGTGGCCGTCAGGCGGCGTCTTCGTCTTCGGGGCTTTCTACGAAATGATCCAGCAGATCGTGCCATGTCACGATGCCGATCAGCGAACCTTCAAGATCAATTACCGGAAGCGCCGAGATGTCCAGGGCCAGCAGCATCTGTCCGGCGGATTCCACCGACGCCGTCGAGAGAATGGTGTAGGGCTGGGGGGTCATGACCTGATGCGCCTTCTTCTGCAGCGTGCGCAGGTCGCGGGAACGCTCGGAAGGTGAGTCGAGGAATGGGCTCAGGGCCCCCAGCACGTCTCGATCGGAGATGATGCCGAGCAGTTCACCCCGGTCCATGACCGGCAGGTGGTGGAAGCCGCCCTTG
This window encodes:
- a CDS encoding purine-nucleoside phosphorylase; this encodes MTEPTADIRAAAAAVRERTDRVPRLALVLGSGLGELAETLDDPVIIPAADIPGYPASTVQGHQGRLLLGDMECCPVLFVQGRVHMYEGHALDRVTFPVRLAAALGATHVLLTNAAGGINVDFPPGTLMWIDGHIDWTGPRPDLRFEGVERDHYDPAWLDAAGAAAAKAGITVERGVYLWTAGPSYETKAEIRAFRGLGADAVGMSTVPEARAAHNAGMRVLGLSTITNPAAGLNSEPLGHEEVVETGRMVRKTLERLVRLVARGVASV
- a CDS encoding AI-2E family transporter, which produces MIPEQATPTAVSRITPERVVRWVVYAVLGIGALLLAWYFARLLVYLVIGIALAYIMRPLKDWVQSFGFSSGASLVLTFVSFLGLVGLLLTYLVPFAAGQITEVSQTLSPDNVARTVAERIALWLPVDAQRVRDGMFSAIDTLVQEDRLTAMAGSVLDLFANIFYAVLVIPFVAFFFLKDGSRIRSSLLQMIPNKYFEISLGIVEKVETSIGRYFRALFLQSLSIASIATLLLWVVGLDYALAVGIFAGLANTIPYFGPIIGLLAGAVVGISQTGDFSLFLGVLIAMGITQLTDNLVLQPLIFSKAARAHPLVILFVVLIGAQLAGILGMLVAIPLTTTLAVLVREILWSMRTYRNLRVA
- a CDS encoding RecX family transcriptional regulator encodes the protein MNRRARKERPDPVPGTVTGTSVQVRDANRLSVYVDGSFSFGMPVDAAFELRIHTGQVLDQELLDRCLAADESFRARQRALGLLAHRPRTETEIRRRLRMADFGEPAIELAVERMRSLGYLNDADFARAFARERLLSGRHGPRRVMADLRKKGIAADLAEQVIQEARADQDEGAHALAAAEKRDRALPASLQPMKRRQRLYAHLARRGFSPEAIRDALARLKEPGEREAASELREAT
- a CDS encoding DUF4249 family protein, whose amino-acid sequence is MTRALIILLALTAVVACDTVPSQPEALVLEGYVQPGQPLPGIRVSRSVPLRADRSPEPVAGASVSTIINGRIVSFAEQAPGWYLPLDSTVVQTGDGFSVQVTAEGRTARASGEVPPRLRLDSVRVNTPAEPIAAVLLDSLVVGLDSLALPARSGFIYPVEVTVWWQAPPALAGNFWVETSIQPEAAFSSSLIDFFLRPRSVLEEPAGQALSWTGIYAVPVAGREDPMPEHQIRVAAVRGTVDYARFALSRDQADRREPEGNVLGGAGIITGIALDSTRVYVR
- a CDS encoding carboxypeptidase regulatory-like domain-containing protein: MGHEAGRNCILIVIMALLGAMAAPAQAQEIRLQETTTPLAEALVRLAGQTSVDLVYAQSLVQNVTISCAYTGPSALNALRCLLRGTGLDARTTRPGQIVIVEAAEPIRRRTVSGLVSDDSGLPLAGAHVFLTDLSRGAITNRTGFFTFPDMRSGLHRVRISFLGFAPLDTLIAASDRPAAIRLRTEAVSAQDVLVESSEPRPGDRTPLPGMVAPPIARLERLPASLGGQDLLEALTWMPGIRRAGEVTGGLLVRGAGPDQNLYLLDGAPVYHPWHAFSLISTFQTETFRSVRVFRGAFPAEFGGRLSAVLDAELSDGRGPEPRASGAVNTHSARFLIEAPLSERASFMLGGRRSYVDRLIGREHPVEDDLGRKDTLKTGYYFYDWTAKLVFRPDDLSRVSITSYRGRDDLDLRLPFDVSLDLSSWLRPTDLLFEVSEWWRNRVVSVRYERLLSTRWYLTATSYDSRYQAREGAYLRPTLASDVRSTYGVDIRDAGLRVDMDYFRSDRHEFRMGWQAVSREFDSDVDALIRYNPDLFERLQEESNVRSVELSGYAQDTWRPSRHLEVLAGLRAVAFGSDRQIRLEPRLSAQWTLHPRLLLARGSFTRSYQYLHRIRDRHSFLYDIVSSRWIPSSRSADPARGTEWAVGLETRPRAYTIRLGGYLRRQHRVLLPRDVFQSKDDLSGPGIEVGTLLGQYEPGEARAFGVEAGLGHAGRRWMSQLSLTAERSDARPETGNQPFRPTRFDVPLAGRLYVERRWGAWSLGGAAVLRSGYPITVPEARYELSGPLDQEPVTYLYRPTVHNGRLPAYGRIDISAARDFRWLDAAWHVRLQLYNVLNHRNVIDRFYEPEGSRVVTRNQRGLPILPLFELRLDL
- a CDS encoding FecR domain-containing protein, with the protein product MHKTHPENELNARDSALLAEFTDALRDRMEAAAGDGMLVLAALDAAGEQEAMTPEERGHLEQGRTAFDEARSLHPGLDAACDQLQEDIRLFNSMWPADLGKNRRGVRSSRRSLMRWPARIGLGASALVLAGIFYLTIMGEVQRTTVTAPVAAYEVVRLHDGTEVRLSPGASLTFAEGSDFDRLVRLNGHAWFDVAEETRRFAVETATAVTTVLGTRFGVESTAEATEVTLVSGRVAVASRTNRNAVVVLEPGERTVVTEGLPENPAPVDVSEELSWSDLLVFRESSMQQVVDVLEARRGTVVELDRGLETQLVTGTFEPQQTTREVLDILAAALGATVNQSEDGRLLLVAQ
- a CDS encoding sigma-70 family RNA polymerase sigma factor produces the protein MASRPQTNAALARLVDRARKGDRDAEATLLTSLEPVIRSYFRRRVGDHAELDDLVQNTLLRVFRGLADVQDGHRIRGFTLKAALFELQDLYRGRYGSREATVLEDLPEPSVRPETSGVQLDLDRALSVLTPKARKIIELKALGYRYEEIAGMVDTTEAAVKMQVKRALEKMRAILASAVAWLLPAGLLVQLLTGLSFALLLFATVMRLEI
- a CDS encoding class I SAM-dependent methyltransferase: MDKALRDALAQAEDRHWWFEGRRRILAGILRGLEVRGPLLEVGCGNGANLDMLADFGPVTGVEPDPQDRARAGARRTAEVVDGALPDLPVEPGRYGAVLALDVIEHIEDDEAAVRGLARACRADGVVVVTVPAGPWLWSAHDTRNGHFRRYTRRTLRQVLEAGGLHVQRISAFNMWLLPLVAVVRVLGRFVGQDHAGTGLPAHRINRMLMKLLASESRLLARFDLPAGVSLLAVARPIPPDLHS
- the pheA gene encoding prephenate dehydratase — translated: MGAGRRIAFQGEIGAYSEEAALKLYPGAALVPCASFDAVFEALEGEAVHAAVVPIENSLHGSVHANYDLLRDHDVHIRAEWQLRIRHHLLGIPGTTVDQVRTVLSHPQALGQCRDFLKRELPHAEAVPAYDTAGAAKRVAQDAQPAQAAVASESAAREYGLTTLASGIESNPNNYTRFLALEREAGDGRRLSDPKTSVLYVPGNNIPGVLFKSLAVFALRDIDLFKIESRPLVGSPGKYIFYLDLAGSVADETVSNAIGHLQEIAAFVKVLGSYERRPAG
- a CDS encoding arginine--tRNA ligase — encoded protein: MRDYLSAQILAALDTMGGAPDGFEVEFQQPNNPDHGDLATNAALQLARHFRKAPRAIADELAAQVELDPEQVSSVEVAGPGFLNFRFAPAYLSNALRGMLKAGSGYGRVAPTGKTAIVEFVSANPTGPLTVGHGRNAVLGDTLATLLQTQGFAVTREYYFNDAGRQMRVLGDSVAARYNALADPGHASKEIEAAGGETITVPESFPEDGYQGDYIQEIARTLFETHGAGLDDAHVFRRAAQERIFEEIEGTLGRMGIHMDGYFNERTVYESGAIWEIVDALKDKGLAFEKDGAVWFKTTEFGKDQDTVLVKSSGEPTYRLPDIAYHIDKVKRGFDRIVDIFGADHIATFPDVLSGVQAMGHATDGIHVVIYQFVTLVRGGEPVKMSTRKATYVTLDDLMDEVGEDVTRFFFLMRSPNTHLEFDLDLAKEAGEKNPVFYLQYAHARIASIIRKAEEVGLQAGGEADLTLLVHEAEENLIKELMRYPAVLKRSAASYEPHRLATYLREVAVAFTQFYGNCRIIGEEEGIAVARLQLARAAQQVLASGLGVLGISAPERM
- a CDS encoding CBS domain-containing protein, whose protein sequence is MATVDDIMTHHVVRVNADDPLHVVRHKLGKGGFHHLPVMDRGELLGIISDRDVLGALSPFLDSPSERSRDLRTLQKKAHQVMTPQPYTILSTASVESAGQMLLALDISALPVIDLEGSLIGIVTWHDLLDHFVESPEDEDAA